One window of the Camelina sativa cultivar DH55 chromosome 1, Cs, whole genome shotgun sequence genome contains the following:
- the LOC104785723 gene encoding phospholipase A(1) LCAT3-like, with translation MDWIPCPCWGTNGHDENAGEVADRDPVLLVSGIGGSILHSKKKDSKSQIRVWVRIFLANLAFKQSVWSLYNPKTGYTEPLDENIEIVIPGDDHGLYAIDILDPSWFVKLFHLTEVYHFHDMIEMLVGCGYKKGTTLFGYGYDFRQSNRIDLLILGLKKKLETAYKCSGGRKITIISHSMGGLMVSCFMCLHPEAFSKYVSKWITIATPFQGAPGCINDSLLTGVQFVEGLESFFFVSRWTMHQLLVECPSIYEMMGNPNFKWKKQPEIRVWRKKISENDDDTSAELESFGLIESIDLFNSALKNNEV, from the exons ATGGACTGGATTCCGTGTCCGTGCTGGGGAACTAACGGCCATGATGAAAACGCCGGAGAGGTGGCGGATCGTGATCCTGTGCTTCTAGTTTCTGGTATTGGAGGCTCGATTCTGCATTCAAAGAAAAAGGATTCCAAGTCTCAAATCCGGGTTTGGGTCCGGATATTTTTGGCCAACCTTGCCTTTAAGCAGAGCGTCTGGTCTCTCTATAATCCCAAAACTG GTTATACAGAGCCATTGGATGAGAATATTGAAATCGTGATCCCTGGTGATGACCATGGACTCTATGCAATTGACATTCTAGATCCCTCCTGG TTTGTGAAGCTTTTTCACTTGACGGAGGTTTACCACTTCCACGATATGATAGAAATGTTGGTTGGATGCGGTTATAAGAAGGGGACTACGTTATTCGGATATGGTTACGATTTCCGCCAAAGCAATAG GATCGATCTACTTATACTAGGTCTGAAAAAGAAACTAGAAACTGCATATAAATGTTCAGGGGGCCGAAAAATCACTATCATATCCCATTCAATGGGAGGACTTATGGTTTCATGTTTCATGTGTCTTCATCCGGAG GCTTTTTCCAAGTATGTAAGTAAATGGATTACAATTGCAACGCCTTTCCAAG GAGCACCAGGGTGCATTAATGATTCACTCTTGACTGGAGTGCAATTTGTGGAAGGgttagaaagttttttttttgtgtcacgGTGGACGATGCACCAACTG ttggTTGAGTGCCCATCTATATATGAGATGATGGGAAATCCTAATTTTAAGTGGAAAAAGCAACCAGAGATTCGAGTTTGGCGTAAGAAGATATCTGAAAACGACGATGATACTTCTGCAGAACTGGAATCTTTTGGCCTAATCGAGAGTATTGATCTATTCAACAGTGCACTGAAAAATAACGAGGTATGA